The Nothobranchius furzeri strain GRZ-AD chromosome 6, NfurGRZ-RIMD1, whole genome shotgun sequence genome includes a region encoding these proteins:
- the cdk5rap2 gene encoding CDK5 regulatory subunit-associated protein 2 isoform X5 — MMDSVVGNDLTLPVDINGSCRLPDSINAGEDSSDGMTAPSFPDTMSPIKALTMKDYENQITALKKENFNLKLRIYFMEERIQQKCDDSTEDIFKTNIELKVELESMKRELAEKQELLVSASKALESLAGRDSGEPRHVREQAQREMEALRAAFNKRIADLELCLRAAEEEVEKMAAIAEQEKLRSINMEKQLQLLSPSAAIPSPVQDLQLALQEKDHIIEQLQMTLKNQEAQIRQKSNAEEQTTAPSTDELSDLIAEKDQELRALRDELHREKDRTQPDQQMGDINRLESINKMLTEELNQIKSSNESLTRTLEDSQNHNKSLSVKLEEKDKEIDSEKKNALKRDKTIQGLTQVLRNKEKEIEELCQQIEDRDDALAKAREAAHKAQLQKYQALEEHQNLLMEKQTELAQLKGEHHAKVLEAQKLQRALGRREQELADLQQTKEQLEVELEDLQQQKKKGDKAVNDLNNQLKKLGGEMKDRESILEQQYQEILDQTKRKLLTHEATIERLTTMLADKEQQLQEYINMIKELEQSKSPGSNDNMLSKLRQRLKEKENALEQALDEKYAAIEEKDNEIHQLQLSLREKERDLDRLNRLLAHNEETINNFDSVIKEKDVELQHLANTLKNLQRAKQDVEDNLNRSLREKDSIISQLQLSLEGKTKDMEEIAQSMLNQSQTQARDLAEQMGQRLKVTEAMLADAMKARERLVADNESAVEELLATISSKDQLLKESSEHFNRMLSERTQEIQDLRKHLTDKQQELSNAEKQSSSTAQESYLETAELRTLLAEKDKLIDKLLQRGQERDQFLAEVSQKAEPDHVLELRQTIQIMQDKLDEKEGELSKRNSEDHQENNTFSRKTVVVLKKELAQKTEALNKALKRENDLKIALADLQSLLSELEGRSEGQTANVESLTATLKTKEEMITVLHQRLSLGGSSQADHTQDHVIGSDMERCPPELPQRERTLIGGDSRQEALPSLVALQQEHDALNKALRAEQQLYSSLVRTVKEQDSAQRLHALQLELTAVQLLRQQLEDSIKTNEELRDDLEREMQKAKLREGMDLIDPKELESVRHQLEDAQRWNASLQARLGAIQNRGGGVGGASDSCETLSFSGDQTSYMSICVGEGVDDSLSELSAQELRQKVLDLQRYVSVLQSRLSQMEKPEQDSCKKEDKDLTRTSPCEQQLEKMHEKQLVAHDSSTQPPGQDKESQTNFKLGEVPSRFLGDNSMESRFSQCREDSRTDNCLLDFRENNPTESSSDMMALKCLLVDFGSNSFSELREELIQLRSENAALQGLLKEQKSTEFKEKESKDASGNSSDGQAEMRKSLEVLHAKSKDGLKVFEESREEKSGEVSERETPVTTDDTADETEGSKPQSQSPSRRAKQHVSRQRASVRSRIPVPVRQADAPSHLHLIHVCGSDQDLHTDSDSPLEHRASPSSTLRNTHTSCSSAGSDRISETRKSEDQTPKDSTLFTQLELLHQQCQEKETLINKMTKQLADFEELHARLQEKEMLNSQYTAALQAAQSTIAYLTACSLDSQSGFGSHAVVPDGDLNDRCTVLQKALQEKEELNNQLIELLNMAEKAVASSHDHHKNPETGDLCLKIESALNQVSANTESSRPPHGDAEECLQELQRHADSLQEALLEQSRLNAELQEQLRAANAAAQRSRGGVGALLNDTTSRQIKDESKEHLDTKGGVDNVGLNQEAFRVLLNCFSAAECAVASLAAHCSNITSDESVRSELQMDNLQRALQERAQLLEAAQPSTKAGGGLFAASEQLKLHRDLCLLHKLFMDSSQRISDLQAAHRMDGKVHKTTQDAKGLPPDVKLQLETLHKALREKKKACKSLEEKLATALTNTPAADTERKAPEQGDKSVQVDLQDLGYETSGKSENDREESSSTDLEVGVNPGCGASTLLKHEQITFSSTENLDSTSSTPYPSSPALSSAKVSLKGLQVYDEYGASEDPLQLQAQVRELKGQLENQTKLILQMQSFLRRNSLSSDLAANTSDPVSIREQETSPKKDCSQERSGQLGKKTEAESQTGTDRHNCLNKELEKERTPNRSMCEQLQQARSCTTSPARLDSLVQSQARELSQLRQQIKESRRLGALHRRQLEELNKAFRELLHAGEVDRRLGEVIKEQLGKSLNILDSLEGRLDKDEAQAENQDVSPLETSRRLVKELQEKNRLIQSLQNQIRARSPGSHHSSHSDLTLSSCHSSPSTQGGSGAHGQQHHTNWTGVAVPPVGGVEEKGVCGHRGATSRLQGLQREKGLLQEQLRSSEELNATLRTELDLHRSIMAQTSFHHPEQELGNDQEVSGPPTGAHKQPGDVSSPKTAAKQPHLMNSDLLSEHLQEIRALRQRLEESIRTNDRLREQLEMRLAEVEKDPAATNIFIHGSEEQGQLVSKVRFLWEQNQMLKEQLNTGSRDKQKENEKLRETLARRTAKLEQSRREGEALRQENSRLQERLEHSVQENSRLQNSLHSSKEELRRLQNEVKLQRQQLSDSQHLLQSLRVELQVYEKIKHDDSSKHNGSDEAAQQPGPSSGSVDLSELLTEIRHLRLQLERSIQTNMALRQKLEEQLLSKPGRSETININYLLSSPDEGGRSPGRDGCDSQRHSIQSHNNYVYDVKHHAQSKVDGSICSSSGDSVSGAPSRLVPGHRMWANRNGRHVLGLIEDYNALRKQISEGHKLSRSMDTQLQECLHSSGNEVTERQHLKSLSSSSNTMQQVLEEAGRLLKLLWRVSLPGFYTAGDSGNNQQDELLKNEIARLKSRLSQQERMLSGAVKRLHTTNQLKEGMERVIIDQLSLTHGVLKKARGKLETNYCSLFSPKGLFGGPGEGDSNQWPVGGAEAALQTSGRGPGSSSLDCSY; from the exons ATGGGCGACATCAATCGATTGGAGTCCATCAATAAAATGTTGACTGAAGAGCTCAACCAGATAAAAAGCAGCAATGAAAGCCTGACAAGAACCCTGGAGGACTCCCAGAATCACAACAAG AGCCTGTCGGTGAAGTTGGAGGAGAAAGACAAAGAAATAGACTCTGAGAAGAAAAATGCTCTGAAGAGAGATAAAACAATCCAGGGGCTTACCCAGGTTCTAAGAAATAAGGAAAAAGAG attgaggagctttgtcaacagATTGAGGACAGGGATGATGCTTTGGCCAAAGCTAGAGAGGCAGCACATAAAGCTCAACTGCAGAAATACCAGGCAT TAGAAGAGCACCAGAACCTATTAATGGAGAAACAAACTGAGCTGGCTCAGCTCAAAGGAGAGCACCATGCCAAGGTTCTGGAAGCCCAAAAGCTGCAGCGTGCCCTGGGCAGGAGAGAACAAGAGCTAGCTGACTTACAGCAGACAAAGGAACAGCTTGAGGTGGAGCTGGAAGACCTGCAGCAGCAGAAGAAAAAAGGAGACAAAGCTGTAAAT GATCTTAATAATCAGCTGAAGAAGCTGGGTGGTGAGATGAAGGACAGGGAGAGCATCCTTGAACAGCAGTACCAGGAGATACTGGATCAGACCAAAAGAAAACTGCTGACTCATGAAGCCACAATCGAGAGACTCACCACCATGCTGGCTGACAAagagcagcagctgcag GAGTACATAAATATGATCAAAGAGTTGGAGCAAAGCAAAAGTCCTGGCAGCAACGACAACATGCTCTCCAAGCTTCGGCAAAGGCTGAAAGAAAAGGAGAATGCCCTGGAG CAAGCACTGGATGAGAAATACGCTGCAATCGAAGAGAAAGACAACGAGATTCACCAGCTGCAGCTGTCGCTAAGAGAGAAGGAGCGGGACCTGGACAGGCTCAATCGTTTACTCGCCCATAACGAGGAAACCATTAAT AATTTTGACAGTGTCATCAAAGAGAAAGATGTGGAGCTGCAGCATCTTGCCAACACACTAAAGAACCttcagagagccaagcaagatgtTGAAGATAACCTGAACAGGTCGCTGAGAGAGAAGGACTCCATCATCAGTCAGCTGCAGCTCTCATTAGAAGGCAAAACAAAGGATATGGAA GAAATTGCCCAATCAATGCTGAACCAGTCTCAGACTCAGGCACGGGATCTTGCCGAGCAGATGGGCCAGAGGTTAAAGGTCACAGAGGCTATGCTAGCTGATGCTATGAAAGCCAGAGAAAGACTGGTGGCAGACAATGAGAGTGCAGTAGAAGAGCTGCTAGCTACGATTAGCAGCAAAGACCAGCTCCTCAAG GAGTCTTCAGAGCACTTCAACCGCATGCTGTCTGAGCGCACTCAAGAGATTCAGGATCTGAGGAAGCACCTGACTGACAAGCAACAGGAGCTTTCTAATGCTGAGAAGCAAAGCTCCTCAACAGCCCAGGAGAGTTATTTAGAGACGGCAGAACTCAGAACACTGCTCGCAGAAAAAGACAAGCTCATTGAC AAGCTTCTTCAGCGCGGTCAGGAGAGAGACCAGTTCCTGGCAGAGGTGAGTCAGAAGGCGGAGCCGGATCATGTGTTGGAGCTCAGACAAACCATCCAGATCATGCAAGACAAGCTGGACGAGAAGGAAG GTGAGCTGTCCAAGAGGAACAGTGAGGATCACCAGGAGAACAACACGTTCTCCAGGAAAACTGTTGTTGTCCTGAAGAAGGAGTTGGCTCAGAAAACTGAAGCACTGAACAAagctctgaagcgggaaaatgacCTCAAG ATCGCATTGGCTGACCTCCAGTCATTGCTGTCTGAGCTGGAGGGTCGCAGCGAAGGTCAGACTGCTAACGTTGAGTCTCTGACTGCCACTTTAAAGACCAAGGAGGAAATGATCACC GTTCTCCACCAGCGtctcagtctgggaggcagcagtcagGCTGATCATACTCAGGACCACGTGATTGGCTCTGACATGGAGAGGTGTCCACCTGAACTGCCTCAGAGAGAACGAACCCTGATAGGTGGAGACAGTCGGCAAGAA GCCTTGCCCAGCCTTGTGGCCTTGCAGCAGGAGCACGATGCTCTGAACAAAGCCCTCAGAGCtgaacagcagctctactccagccTGGTTAGAACTGTGAAGGAGCAGGACAG TGCTCAGCGTCTCCATGCTCTGCAGCTAGAGCTGACAGCAGTGCAGCTTCTCAGGCAGCAGCTTGAAGACAGCATCAAGACTAACGAGGAGCTGAGAGACGACTTGGAGAGGGAGATGCAGAAGGCCAAACTCAGAGAAG gtatGGACCTGATTGATCCTAAGGAACTGGAGAGTGTGAGACATCAGCTGGAGGACGCCCAGCGCTGGAATGCCTCCCTTCAGGCTCGCCTGGGAGCAATCCAGAATCGTGGCGGAGGAGTTGGTGGAGCCAGTGACAGCT GTGAAACTTTAAGTTTTAGTGGGGACCAGACATCATACATGAGTATCTGTGTGGGAGAAGGGGTGGATGACAGCCTGTCTGAGCTCTCTGCTCAGGAGCTCCGACAGAAG GTGCTTGATCTGCAGCGGTACGTCAGTGTGCTGCAGAGTAGACTCTCACAAATGGAGAAGCCGGAGCAGGACAGTTGTAAAAAAGAAGACAAAGACCTGACTAGAACAAGCCCCTGCGAACAG CAGCTTGAGAAGATGCATGAGAAGCAGCTGGTGGCTCACGATAGCAGCACCCAACCTCCTGGTCAGGATAAGGAAAGCCAAACAAACTTTAAATTAGGAGAG gTTCCATCTAGGTTTTTGGGTGATAACAGTATGGAGAGTAGGTTCAGTCAGTGTAGAGAAGACAGTCGCACTGACAACTGCCTCTTGGACTTCAGAGAGAACAATCCTACAGAAAGCAGCTCGGATATGATGGCACTTAAGTGTCTGCTGGTGGATTTTGGGTCCAACTCTTTCTCAGAGCTAAG GGAAGAGCTGATTCAACTCAGATCAGAAAATGCAGCCCTGCAGGGTCTCCTGAAGGAGCAGAAATCCACAGAGTTTAAAGAGAAAGAGAGCAAAGATGCTTCTGGGAACAGCAGCGATGGACAGGCTGAAATGCGGAAAAGTTTGGAAGTGCTGCATGCCAAATCTAAAGATGGCTTAAAGGTCTTCGAGGAAAGCAGAGAGGAGAAATCAGGTGAAGTGTCAGAGAGAGAGACTCCTGTCACTACTGATGACACTGCAGATGAAACGGAGGGTTCAAAACCTCAAAGTCAGTCACCGAGCAGGAGGGCAAAGCAGCACGTCTCAAGGCAAAGG GCTAGTGTTAGATCTCGCATTCCTGTGCCGGTGAGGCAGGCTGATGCACCCTCACACCTTCATTTGATTCATGTCTGTGGCTCCGACCAGGATTTGCACACGGACTCCGATTCACCACTGGAACACCGTGCGTCCCCTTCTTCTACTCTCAGAAACACTCACACTAGCTGCAGCTCAGCAGGTTCAGACCGGATCTCGGAAACCAGAAAATCAGAGGATCAAACTCCGAAAGACTCGACTCTTTTCACTCAGCTGGAGCTTCTCCACCAGCAGTGCCAGGAGAAGGAGACTCTGATCAACAAGATGACCAAGCAGCTCGCTGATTTTGAGGAGCTCCATGCCCGGCTGCAGGAAAAGGAGATGTTGAATTCCCAGTACACAGCAGCCTTACAGGCTGCACAGTCCACCATCGCTTACTTGACAGCCTGCAGTCTGGACAGCCAGAGTGGGTTTGGTTCACATGCTGTGGTTCCTGATGGTGATCTCAACGATAGATGCACGGTGCTGCAGAAAGCCCTGCAGGAGAAGGAGGAGCTCAACAACCAGCTTATCGAACTTCTGAACATGGCAGAGAAGGCTGTCGCTTCCTCTCATGACCACCATAAAAATCCTGAAACTGGTGATCTCTGTTTAAAAATAGAGAGTGCTTTAAATCAGGTGAGTGCAAACACAGAGAGCTCAAGACCTCCTCACGGCGATGCGGAGGAGtgtctgcaggagctgcagcgacACGCCGACTCTTTACAGGAAGCGCTTTTGGAACAGAGCAGACTCAACGCAGAGCTTCAGGAGCAGCTGAGAGCTGCTAACGCTGCTGCACAGCGCAGCCGTGGTGGTGTTGGCGCTCTTCTGAACGACACCACCTCAAGGCAGATAAAGGATGAGTCAAAAGAACATCTGGATACAAAGGGAGGTGTTGATAATGTTGGTTTGAATCAAGAGGCGTTTCGTGTTCTACTGAACTGTTTTAGTGCAGCAGAGTGTGCCGTAGCCTCTCTAGCTGCTCACTGTTCAAACATCACCTCTGATGAATCCGTCCGCTCAGAGCTGCAGATGGACAATCTACAGAGAGCACTGCAGGAACGagctcagctgctggaagctgctcAGCCTTCCACCAAAGCTGGTGGCGGTTTGTTCGCCGCTTCAGAACAGCTGAAGCTCCACCGAGATCTCTGCCTCCTCCACAAGCTTTTCATGGATTCCTCTCAGAGGATATCTGATCTACAGGCGGCCCACAGGATGGACGGCAAGGTCCACAAGACCACGCAGGACGCCAAAGGATTACCACCTGATGTTAAGCTCCAACTGGAGACTTTACACAAGGCTCTGAGGGAGAAGAAGAAGGCTTGTAAAAGTCTGGAGGAGAAACTGGCCACAGCTCTCACCAACACACCTGCCGCTGACACGGAACGAAAAG CTCCTGAGCAGGGCGACAAAAGCGTGCAGGTGGATTTGCAGGACCTGGGTTACGAAACCAGTGGCAAGAGTGAGAACGATAGGGAAGAGAGCAGTAGCACAG ACCTGGAGGTGGGTGTGAACCCCGGCTGCGGCGCTTCCACTCTGCTGAAACACGAACAGATCACCTTCTCTTCTACGGAGAATTTGGACTCCACCTCCAGTACTCCGTATCCCAGTTCCCCAGCGCTAAGCTCAGCCAAG GTCAGTCTGAAAGGTCTGCAGGTATACGATGAGTACGGAGCATCAGAGGATCCTCTCCAGCTCCAAGCACAAGTCCGAGAGCTGAAGGGCCAGCTGGAAAACCAGACGAAGCTCATCCTCCAAATGCAAAGTTTTCTGCGGAGAAACTCCCTCTCCAGCGACCTAGCTGCTAACACCTCTGATCCTGTCAGCATCCGAGAGCAGGAAACCTCACCAAAAAAAGACTGTAGTCAAGAAAGGAGCGGACAGTTGGGGAAAAAGACGGAGGCTGAGAGCCAGACAGGGACGGACAGACACAACTGTCTGAATAAGGAGCTTGAGAAAGAGAGGACGCCAAACCGAAGCATGTGTGAGCAGCTGCAGCAAGCACGCAGCTGCACTACTTCACCTGCCAG GCTGGACTCTCTAGTGCAGTCCCAGGCCAGGGAGCTTTCTCAGCTGAGGCAGCAGATCAAAGAGAGCCGCAGGCTGGGAGCTCTGCATCGCCGGCAGCTGGAGGAGCTGAACAAGGCCTTCAGGGAGCTGCTGCACGCTGGTGAAGTGGACCGCCGCTTGGGCGAGGTGATCAAAGAGCAGCTGGGCAAGAGTTTGAACATTCTGGACAGCCTGGAGGGACGGCTGGACAAAG ACGAAGCTCAAGCAGAAAATCAGGACGTGTCGCCTCTTGAAACGTCTCGCAG attggtgaaggagctgcaggagaAGAACCGACTCATCCAGAGCCTCCAGAATCAGATCCGAGCCCGGAGTCCCGGCAGCCACCACAGTTCCCACTCAGACTTAACCTTGTCCTCCTGTCACAGCAGCCCCTCCACACAAGGAGGCAGTGGAGCACACG GCCAGCAGCACCACACTAATTGGACAGGAGTAGCAGTCCCTCCTGTAGGAGGAGTTGAGGAGAAAGGTGTGTGTGGTCACAGAGGCGCCACCAGCAGACTGCAGGGTCTTCAGAGGGAGAAGGGACTCCTGCAGGAGCAGCTGAGGAGCAGCGAGGAGCTCAACGCGACCCTACGCACCGAACTGGACCTGCATCGCTCTATTATGGCCCAGACGAGTTTTCATCACCCAGAACAGGAGCTTGGAAATGACCAAGAGGTCTCAGGGCCTCCAACAGGAGCGCACAAACAACCAGGAGACGTCAGCTCACCCAAAACAGCTGCAAAGCAACCTCACCTAATGAATTCTG ACCTGCTGTCAGAACATCTCCAGGAAATCAGAGCCCTGCGACAACGCCTAGAAGAGAGCATTCGAACCAACGACCGCCTGAGGGAACAGCTGGAGATGAGACTAGCTGAGGTGGAGAAAGACCCAG CAGCCACAAACATCTTCATTCACGGTAGCGAGGAGCAGGGTCAGCTGGTCAGTAAAGTGAGATTTCTGTGGGAACAAAACCAAATGCTAAAGGAGCAGCTCAACACTGGATCTAGAG ACAAGCAGAAGGAGAACGAGAAACTCCGGGAGACTCTGGCCAGGAGGACGGCCAAACTGGAGCAGAGCCGCAGGGAGGGGGAAGCTTTAAGGCAGGAAAACAGCCGGCTGCAGGAGAGACTGGAGCACAGCGTCCAGGAAAACTCACGGCTGCAGAACTCACTGCACTCCAGCAAGGAGGAGCTGCGGAG gTTGCAAAACGAGGTGAAGCTCCAGAGGCAGCAGCTGTCCGACTCCCAACATCTGCTCCAGTCGCTGCGGGTGGAGCTGCAAGTTTACGAAAAGATAAAACACGACGACTCGAGCAAACACAACG GCTCTGATGAAGCAGCCCAACAGCCCGGTCCTTCTTCTGGTTCTGTGGACCTCAGCGAGCTGCTGACAGAGATCAGACACCTGAGGCTGCAGCTGGAGAGGAGCATCCAGACCAACATGGCTCTACGGCAGAagctggaggagcagctgctcAGTAAACCGGGTCGCTCTGAGACCATCAACATCAACTACCTGCTCTCTTCTCCAG ACGAAGGAGGCAGGTCTCCGGGTCGTGATGGTTGTGATTCTCAACGTCACTCAATCCAGAGTCACAACAATTACGTCTATG ATGTGAAACACCACGCTCAGTCCAAGGTGGACGGCTCCATCTGCAGCAGCTCTGGCGACAGCGTCTCTGGAGCTCCCTCTCGACTGGTCCCTGGCCACCGGATGTGGGCCAATCGCAATGGACGCCATGTTTTAGGTTTGATTGAAGACTACAACGCCCTCCGCAAGCAGATCTCAGAGGGGCATAAGCTGTCCCGCAGTATGGACACACAACTCCAGGAGTGTCTGCACTCAAGTGGCAACGAG GTCACAGAAAGGCAGCATCTGAAGAGTTTGTCCAGCAGCTCAAACACCATGCAGCAGGTGCTAGAGGAGGCTGGTCGGCTGCTCAAACTGCTGTGGAGAGTCTCTTTACCGGGTTTTTACACAGCAGGGGACAGCGGCAACAATCAGCAG GATGAGCTGCTGAAAAACGAGATAGCCAGACTGAAGAGCAGATTGTCCCAGCAGGAGAGGATGCTGAGTGGAGCCGTGAAGCGTCTGCATACCACCAACCAGCTGAAGGAGGGGATGGAGAGAGTCATCATCGACCAGC TGTCTCTGACCCATGGAGTGTTGAAGAAAGCCAGAGGAAAATTAGAG ACAAATTACTGTAGCCTGTTTAGCCCAAAAGGCCTGTttggaggaccaggtgaag GAGATTCCAATCAATGGCCTGTAGGGGGCGCTGAAGCTGCTCTGCAGACTTCAGGCAGAGGCCCTGGATCCTCCTCTTTGGACTGCAGCTACTAA